From a region of the Rhodococcus sp. 4CII genome:
- a CDS encoding DUF1801 domain-containing protein has product MAKRHSGSDDGNGEDSPSRLIDARIAELGDWRGEMLARIRALVKQVDPDVVEEWKWRGVPVWYHDGMICTGETYKKAVKITFAKGASLDDPSGLFNSSLEGNTRRAIDFHEGDEIDEQALTALLHAAVALNTSASG; this is encoded by the coding sequence ATGGCGAAGAGGCACAGCGGATCTGACGACGGCAACGGAGAAGACTCACCCTCTCGGCTGATCGACGCGAGAATCGCCGAGCTGGGCGACTGGCGCGGCGAGATGCTCGCTCGGATCCGCGCTCTTGTCAAGCAGGTCGACCCCGACGTGGTCGAGGAGTGGAAGTGGCGAGGGGTGCCTGTGTGGTATCACGACGGAATGATCTGCACCGGTGAGACGTACAAGAAGGCGGTCAAGATCACCTTCGCCAAGGGTGCTTCGTTGGACGACCCCTCCGGCCTCTTCAACTCCAGCCTCGAAGGCAACACCAGGCGTGCCATCGACTTCCACGAGGGCGACGAGATCGACGAACAGGCGTTGACGGCGCTCCTTCACGCCGCGGTGGCACTGAATACGTCCGCATCCGGCTAG